GCGTAATATCAGTCTTAAAACGCCCATTATCTCTGCGGCGATGGACACCGTAACCGAAGCCACTATGGCAATCGCAGTTGCGCAAGATGGAGGTATCGGAGTATTGCATAAAAACATGACCATCGAGCAACAAGCGGTGGAAGTACGCAATGTAAAGCGTGCCGAAAGTGGAATGATCCTCGATCCGGTAACCTTACATGAAAATGCACTGGTTAGCGATGCCAAGAAAATGATGGCCGATTACCGCATTGGAGGTATTCCTATTGTTAATGATCAGAAGAAACTGATTGGTATTATTACCAACCGCGATTTGCGTTTCGAAAAGAATGATCTACGCCCCTTGGCAGAAATCATGACTAAAGAGGGTTTGGTAACCACCTTTGAGAATACCAGCCTCGCAGAAGCAGAAGTAATTCTGCAAAAGCATAAAATTGAAAAATTACCGGTAGTAGATAAGGATAATCATCTGATTGGTTTGATTACTTATCGTGATATTACCAAATCTCATATTAAGCCTAATGCCAATAAAGACGATTATGGTCGTTTGCGGGTTGCAGCAGCAGTAGGAGTTACCCCGGATGTTTTGGATCGCGTAACGGCTTTAGTAGAGTCTAATGTGGATGCCATTATAATTGATACAGCCCATGGCCACAGTGCCGGGGTAGTAAAAGCCTTAGAAGCGGTTAAAGCTAAATTCCCTAAACTGGATGTGGTAGTAGGTAATGTGGCTACGGCTTCAGCAGCGCGTTATTTGGCGGATGCCGGTGCCGATGCTATTAAAGTTGGAATTGGCCCTGGTTCTATCTGTACTACTCGTGTGGTAGCAGGAGTAGGGGTGCCTCAACTTACCGCGGTAATGGAGGCTCGTAAAGGCCTTGAAGGAACAGATGTTCCCCTTATCGCTGATGGTGGTATTCGCTTTACTGGAGATATCGTAAAGGCCATCGCCGCTGGTGCCGATACCGTAATGTTGGGATCACTGTTGGCAGGAACTAAAGAAGCTCCGGGTGAAACTATTATCTACGAAGGTCGTCGATATAAGACTTATCGCGGAATGGGATCTATCGAGGCCATGCAACAAGGTTCCAAGGATCGTTATTTCCAGGATGTGGAAGACGATATCAAGAAATTAGTTCCGGAAGGTATTGTTGGCCGAGTTGCTTATAAAGGTGAAGTAGGTGAAGTGATGTACCAATTTATTGGTGGTTTGCGTGCCGGAATGGGATATTGTGGCGCTGCAGACATTGCTACTTTACAAAAAAATGGCACCTTCGTGCGAATTACGGCCGCAGGCGTACATGAAAGCCATCCACATGATGTGCACATTACCCGCGAATCACCAAACTATAGCCGAAAATAAACTCTGTTTATGATGAAAAACAAGTCCTTAGTAATCCTAAGTCTTGCGCTGCTTTGCGGCGGTCTTAAAGCTCAGTCAGAGCTGAACAAAAAAGTTCTTTTCACGGTAGAAAATGATACCGTAACCGCCGAAGAGTATATGGCGGTGTACAATAAGAATCGCGACATTGGTCAGGAAATCGATCCTAAATCTCCTTCCGAGTATTTGGATTTATACCTCAATTTTAAATTGAAGGTGCATGAGGCCAAAGAAATGGGGAAGGATACCATGCCGGCTTTTTTACGCGAATTCCGCAATTATCGTGAGCAATTAACCAAGCCTTATTTATCGGATAAAGATGTTACCAAGGAACTGATTCGTGAGGCTTATAGCCGGATGAAGTTCGATGTGCGTGCATCGCATATTATGGTGGGCTTGCCTAAGAACCCTACTCCCGAAGATACTTTGGCTGCTTATAACAAGATTATGAGCTTAAAGAAGAAGATCGAGGATGGTGCTTTGTTCGAAGAAGTAGCTCAAACCAATTCCGATGATACCTATAGCGCTCGTAAGGGTGGTGATTTAGGCTATTTCACCGTTTTTGATATGGTTTATCCATTCGAGAATGCTGCCTACAACACTCGCATCGGAAAAATTTCGGATCCGGTACGCAGTCAGTTTGGATACCATATCGTTAAAACAACGGATAAGCGTGATGCTCGTGGTAAAGTTCGCGTAGCTCACTTGATGTTGATCGATAATGATAAAAGCACTTCACAGCAGAAAGAAGATGTGAAGAAAAAGATTGATGAGATCTACGCCAAGCTTCAAGCAGGAGAGGACTTCGTAACTCTGGTAAAACAATACTCTGAAGATAAAACTTCCGTTCCACAAGATGGAATCTTAGAAGCCTTCGGAATCAATAAAATGTATCCTGAATTTGAGGATGCAGCCTTTGCTTTACAAGATAGTGGTGCTTATTCAGAGCCTATTAAAACTCCGGTAGGTTGGCATATAATTATGCTGGTAGACCATATTGGTGTGCCTGATTTTGAAGAAGCTGAAGGACAAATCCGCAATAAAGTAGAGCGTGATGCCCGTGCCCAACAGAGTCAGGTTTCGGTAATGAAGCGCATTAAGCAGGATTATAAGTTCAAGGAGTATCCTAAGGCCTTTAATTGGGTGTATCAGCAGGTAGACGAGTCATTTATGGAGCGTGGCTATCAAGTACCAAGTAAGCTTAATCATGCAGATCAAACTGTATTTGAGTTTGCCAATTTCAAATACTCCGTAAAAGATATCCTGAACTTGGTGAAGGAGCGTCAAAGTCGTTATGGTCGCGGTGGAAATCTGCGTTCACAGGTTTATAAGCTCATCAAAGATTATCAGGAAGAAGAATTATTGAACTACGAAAAGAGCCGTCTTTCAGAGAAGTATGCCGACTTCAGAATGCTGGAGCGTGAATACTATGAGGGTATTTTGCTTTTTGACTTAACCGAGGAAAAAGTATGGCGTCGTGCCATGACCGATACTACAGGTTTAGAAGCATTCTTTGCTAATCATCGTGAAGATTATCAGTGGGATACGCGCTACAATGTTTACCTTATTAATGCTGTGGATAAGAAGACGGCTAAAAAGGCAAGTAAAGCTCTTGAAAAAGGAAAGAGTCGCATGGAGGTTATGAAAGACTTAAATATTGAGTCTAAGCTTAACTTGAATATTGATAGTGCTACTGCTGAGTTGAAGGAATTAGGTGATTGGGCACCTTTGGTAGAAAAGAAAGCTGAGCCAGGTCGTACAGATCTCACTGAAGTGCACGAACGCTATATGCAAGCCGTGATTATTTCGGTAGAAGCACCACGCAACAAAGAACTCAGTGAAGCAAAAGGCCGAGTAATTAGCGATTACCAAAGCTATTTGGAAAAAGCCTGGATTGAAGAATTACGAGCTAAGTATACCGTTAAGGTTAATGAAGACGTTCTCAAGGAAGTCATTTCTGAGCTTGAATAATATTTTTAGAATATCATTAATTGCAAGCCTCCTGTTCACCGCAGGAGGCTGCGATTTTTTCCAGGGTCTGGAAGAGGAGGAAAACAAGGGTCCGGTGGTGGCTCGGGTATACGACTCTTACCTCTATCAAACGGATTTGGAAGACATTATTCCTAAAGGCCTTTCGGCCGATGACAGTACCAGTTTTGTTCAGAACTACATTAATGTTTGGGCTAAGAACGAACTGATGATCTATAAGGCCGAGTTTAATCTTACCGAGGAGCAAAAGCAGTTCGAAGAGCAAATCAAAAACTATCGTAATGATTTGTTGAAGTTTGCTTATCAACAGAAATATGTGGATGATCGTTTAGATACGACCATAAGCGATGCTCAGGTAAAAGAATACTACGAAGCCCACCTCGATAATTTTCAACTGAAGGAGAACATCTTACAGTTACGCTATTTAAGCCTACCTAAGGATGCTCCCGATGTAGATAAGGTTTCAGGGCTGTTTAAAAGCAATAAGGAAGAAGATCAAAAGGCATTATTGGATTATGCCCTTTCCTTCGCCCGTAGTTTTTCTTTGGAGGACACCAGTTGGATAAGCTTCAATGAATTCCGCCAATTATTGCCCATTCGCACCTATAACCAGCAAGACTTCCTAGCGCAGAATAAATTCGTGGAAATGGAAGCTGAGGGTTTAGTATATTTCGCTGAAATCAAGAATTACAAGATCAAAGACAATCCTTCGCCCTTAATCTATGTGGAGGATATTATCCGTAAAACTTTAGTAAACAAACGCCGTTTGGACTTGATTGCAGAGTTGGAGAAGAACTTACTAAGTGACGCATTAAAAAAGAAAGAATTTGAAACCTACCCTTAAATTCTACCTCGTTCTGGCAGGCTTAGGCCTCAATTTGGCCCTTTCAGCTCAACCCAAATTAGTGGATGGAGTATTGGCTGTTGTCGGAAAAGAGATTGTACTCAAAAGTGATTTAGATCAAACAGCCGAAGCTCAGGTTCGTCAGAATCCCGGCCTGAAGGTGAACAACTGCCAGGTATTCGAAGATCTCTTAATGGAGAAACTACTTCTTCATCAAGCAGCATTGGATTCGGTAGAAGTAGGTGAGGATGAAGTACAAGCGAATATTGATCGTCGTATTGGCGTTTTCATCCAACAGATTGGTAGTGAAGCCAAATTAGAGCAGTACTACGGAAAGTCAATTTTGGAGATTAAGGAAGAAATGGCCCCTTTAATCCAAAATCAATTGACCGCCCAAAGAATGCTTCAGGAAATTAATGGCGATGTAGAAATCACCCCTTCCGAAGTGCGGGAGTTTTACGAGAGCATTCCCAAAGACAGTTTACCGCTGATCAATGCTGAAGTTGAGTATTCTGAAATTTCCATTTTCCCTGAAATTACCGATCAGGCCAAGCAAGAGGCCATTGATAAATTGAAGGAAATTAAAGATCGTATAGAGAACGGCTCTTCCTTTAGTACCATGGCGGTGCTTTATTCGGAAGATCCCGGTAGCTCCCGTAATGGTGGAGAGTATAAGGGAATTAAGCGCGGTCAATTCGTAAAAGAATTCGAAGCGGTGGCCTTTAACCTAAAGCTCAACGAGATTTCGGAGCCATTCCGCACCGAGTACGGCTATCATATTGTACAAATCCAAAAGAAGATTGGTCAGGAATTGGATTTACGTCACATCCTTATCAAACCTAAAATTTCGGGCGAAGATTTAGAAAAAGCACGTTCAAAAGCAGATAGCATCCGAACTTTGATCTTAAATTCTAAAATCAGCTTTGAAGATGCCGCTCAGAAGTTTTCTGGCAGTGAGGATTCTCGCCTAAATGGTGGTCGGGTTATGAACCAACAAACCGGTGATAGTCGCTGGGAAATAGGACAGCTGGATAAAACGGTATTCTATACCCTTGAGGGCATTGAAGAAGGAACTATTTCGCAACCCGTATTATTCCGCACTCGTGATGAAAAAGAGGGCTATAAAATTGTAAAGCTGATTGATCGTAGTGAGGCTCATGTGGCAAATATGGCTACCGATTATCAGCGGATAAAGCAGGTCGCCCTAGCTAAAAAGAAGCAAGAAGTTTTGGAGGAATGGGTAAATGATAAAATTTTGGATACCTACGTTCGGGTAAACAATGATTACTTACAATGCACTTTTGAGCGCCAGTGGCTAAACAATTCCTCGTATGCAGAACAATAGCGGAGACGTAGAAATGGTTAAGGATTTAGGTATTAAGTACCGACTCCTTAAAGATGAAATTGGCAAAGTAATTATTGGTCAGGATGAAGTAATTCATCTGCTCTTGCTTTCAATCTTCTGCAAGGGCCACTCCCTTTTAGTTGGTGTTCCAGGCTTGGCCAAAACCTTATTAGTAAATACGGTAGCTCAATCCTTAGGTTTAAGCTTTCGCAGAATTCAGTTTACTCCGGATTTAATGCCCTCTGATATCGTTGGAGCGGAAATTCTGGATGAAAATCGTCAGTTTAAATTTGTGAAAGGACCATTATTCGCCAATATTATTTTGGCGGATGAGATTAACCGTACTCCTCCTAAAACGCAGTCGGCATTATTGGAAGCCATGCAGGAGCGTTCGGTTACTGCTGGTGGACATACCTATAAAATGGCGAATCCCTTTTTTGTATTGGCCACGCAAAACCCAATAGAGCAGGAGGGAACTTATCCTTTACCTGAGGCGCAATTAGACCGCTTCATGTTTAATATCGAAGTGGGATATCCCAGCTTTGAAGAAGAGGTGAGTATCGTAAAGAACACCACCATCGGAGTGGAAGCGGAGGTAAATGAAGTGCTCAGTGTTGATGAGATATTAAAATATCAACAATTGGTACGCAAAATTCCGGTGAGTGATCACCTCTATGAATATGCCATCCGATTGGTACAGGCAACACGTCCGGATACCCCTAATGCTAAGGAGGTTACCCGCGAATATCTTTCTTGGGGAGCTGGTCCACGTGCCTCACAAAACTTAATCTTAGCCGCTAAGGCACATGCTGCTTTACAAGGTAAGTTTAGCCCTGATACCGAAGATGTTATGGCCGTAGCTAAGCCTATTCTACGTCACCGTATCGTTAAAAACTACCGTGCAGAGGCCGAAGGCATCAGTATTGAAAAGATCATTGAAGGCTTAGTCTGAAAGGGCTCGGTATACTTGGGATAATTAGTAGCTTTGCACCCCAGTAGACAACGCAGGTCACCTATACTATGCCATCAACAAAATACATCTTTGTAACCGGGGGTGTTACCTCTTCACTGGGTAAGGGTATCATTTCGGCTTCTTTAGCCACTCTATTACAATCCAGAGGATACAGTGTAACGATCCAAAAGCTGGACCCTTACATTAATATTGACCCAGGAACCCTCAATCCATACGAACATGGCGAATGCTATGTAACCAACGACGGAGCCGAAACGGATCTGGATCTGGGGCACTATGAGCGCTTTCTAAACCGTCCAACCTCACAGGCGAATAACGTTACCACTGGTCGCGTTTATCAAACCGTAATTGAAAAAGAACGTCGTGGTGATTACCTTGGAAAAACCGTTCAGGTAATTCCACATATCACCGATGAGATTAAACGTCGTATCCAATTATTGGGAAATACCGGCGAATTCGAAATCGTAATTACCGAAATCGGGGGTACAGTAGGGGATATTGAGGCCTTGCCATATATCGAAGCCGTTCGTCAGTTACGTTGGGAATTAGGCGATGACAGCTTAGTAGTGCATTTAACCTTAGTGCCTTATTTGGCGGCTACCGGTGAAATGAAAACCAAGCCTACCCAGCACTCAGTTCAAAAATTACAGGAATCAGGAATTCAGCCCGATGTTTTAGTATGTCGTACGGAACATGATCTGGGAGAAGATATTCGTAAAAAACTGGCTCTCTTCTGCAATGTGAAGAAGGAAGCAGTAGTACAAAGTATTGATGCCGAAACCATTTATGCAGTGCCCATTTTAATGCGCAACCAGCATTTGGATGAAGTGGTATTAAACCGTCTTAACCTTCCGGTTGAAGACAATTTGGATTTGGTTAATTGGAAGGACTTCCTTTACAAATTGCGCTTCCCTAAAAACGAAGTGGAAATTGGCTTAATCGGAAAATACGTAGAGCTTAAAGACTCTTATAAATCTATCGCCGAAGCCTTTATTCACGCTGGAGCCACCAATGAAACCAAAGTGAAGATCCGCTGGATTCATTCCGAAAATCTGTCTAAAGACAGCATGGAGAAAACCTTAGGTGGATTGGATGGAATTTTAGTAGCGCCAGGCTTTGGTGAGCGTGGTTTTGAAGGAAAGCTAGATGCTATTCGTTATGCCCGTGAAAGTAAAGTTCCTTTCCTAGGGATTTGCTTAGGTATGCAAGCTGCGGTGATTGAGTTTGCCCGTAATGTATTAGGCTTTGAAGGTGCTAACAGTACCGAAATGGATGCCGACACTGCCTATCCGGTTATCGACTTAATGGAAGATCAGAAAGGTCTTACTCGCAAAGGAGGAACCATGCGATTAGGTGCATGTGATTGCGCATTGAAAGAAGATTCTATCGCCTATGGTGTTTACCGTCGCCCATCAATTAGTGAGCGTCACCGCCATAGATATGAGTTTAACAACCAATATCTGGCTGATTTCGAGAAGAATGGTATGATTGCCACGGGTAAAAATCCTGATATGGATTTAGTGGAAATTGTAGAAATCCCGGATCACCCTTGGTTTATGGGCGTACAATTCCATCCGGAATATAAAAGTACCGTATCCAACCCCCATCCCTTATTTGTAAAATTTGTAGCCGCTGCCTTGAAGTACAGCGAAAACGAAAACGCTTAAAATGAAAAGTAAGCTGGATTTAAACAGCATCGTTGGCTTCCTGCTAATTGGTGCTATTGTTCTTTATTTTACCGTATTCTTCGATAATGGAGATGCTACTGCGGATGCGGCCTTAGCCAATTCTACTGATAGCACTCAGGTTGAAGAAGCGGCCATTGACGGCACTGCAATAGCAGCAGCGGTGGAACCCGAAATGACATTATCTAATGATACTCTTCAAAGCGATAGCCTAGAGTATTTAAAAGCGGTAAGTCTCTACGGACCTTTCGCCAAGCACATGATGAGTCATTCCGGTACCGAGTTTTTTGTGCTGGAGAATGAATTGCTTAAAGTTAAGATCTCAAGTCTTGGCGGTCAGTTGGTTGAAGCGGAACTCAAGAAGTATCGTACTTACGATTCACTGCCGCTTTATCTCTTAAAGGAGAACAGCAATTTTGGATTTAATATTCAGGCTGGTCAATTGCGCAGCAGCTCTCAATTGCAATTTAAATTAGCCAAGCAAGGTGACAACTTTGTGGAATTGGTGGCTCAAACCGATGAAGGTGGTCAATTGCGCTATAGTTATACCATTAAGGATAATGACTATCGCTTGGATTTTGATGTTCAAAGTCAAGGTTTAAGCAATTTATTGGCTAATGTAGATCAGAACTTGCTTTGGGAAATGAAAGCTCGTCGTCATGAGAAAAACAAAGACAACGAGATTACCCGCTCTGAAATGCAGTACCGCCTGGTTAAAGATCAGGATGTGGAAAGCTTTAATACCACTTCTCGTGATCAGGAAGTAGCTGAAGGTTCTTTAGACTGGGTGGCCTATCGCCAGCAGTTTTTCTGTACCATTTTACAATCCAGAGGGGAACCTTTCGCAACTGGTGATTTTGAAGTTGCCAGTTTGGATGAAGAAGGCTACACTAAGTATTATGCTTCTAGCTTACAGTATCCAAAAGCCAGCAATGGAGATTTACATTTGCCATTGTCTATTTACCTAGGACCTAACAAATTCGAGATTCTGGATTCTTACGATGCCGGATTTGAGAAGTTAATTCCCTTAGGTTGGGGTATCCTCGGTTGGATTAACCGTGGTATCGTATTAAACGTATTTAACTGGCTAGAAGCTTACGGTATTAATTACGGTTTGATTATTCTGATCATCGCCGTATTGATCAAAATGATTTTATTCCCCTTAACCTATCAATCCTATCGCTCTATGGCGAAGATGCGGGTATTGAAACCGGAGATTGATGAGTTAAACGAGAAATACGATGATGCAGCCAAGAAGCAGCAGGCCCAATTGGAATTGTACAATAAGGCGGGGGTAAGTCCTTTAGGTGGATGTTTACCGATGCTATTGCAGTTCCCAATTTTAATTGCGCTTTTCCAATTCTTCCCGGCTTCGATCGAATTGCGCCAACAGCCTTTCTTATGGGCTACGGATTTAAGTACCTACGATTCAATTTACCAATTGCCTTTTACTATTCCGGTATATGGTAATCACGTAAGTTTATTTACCCTTTTAATGACCGTTTCAACCCTGATTTACACCTATATGAATCAGCAGTTAACCGGTTCGGCGCAAAATCAGCAATTCCCACAGATGAAATACATTATTTATCTGATGCCGATTATGTTCCTTGGGGTATTTAATAATTATGCAGCAGGCTTGAGCTATTACTATTTTGTAGCGAACATGATCACCTTTGGTCAGCAGTTTGCTATTCGTTCCTTTATTGATGAGGATAAGATTAAAGCGAAAATTGCCAAGCGTAAAGAAGGCCCACAAAAGGAGAACCGTTTGATGCGTCGTATGCGTGAAGTGCAAGAACAGCAGCAAAATCAAAGTCGTCAGCAACGTCGTAAAAAGTAATTTATGAAGCGTTTAATTCCCTTCAGTTTCCTTCTGCTTTCATTAGGAGCTTGTTCTCCTCCTACAGAGATGTACAATTACATTTCAGAGGATAATGAATCCTGGTCCTTCGATTGGGAAAGTAAAGGCTGTATGGGAACTTGCGCCATTTACCGTGCGCGCATGGATGGAAATATCTTGCGCTTTCGTGGAATGCGAAACACCCAATTTCAAGGCGATACCTTGATTGCGAATCAAAAGGCTTTTAATGATAGCCTGGCAATGCAATTACAGCAATTGAAATTTATGGGATTAGATAGTTTGTACCAGGTAGATGAATCTGCCGACGGGCCACAGTATGTCTATCGATTCCAGTATAGAGGTAAAGACGGGAACTTTGATAAGAAGGTTCGTTCTATTCAAAATGAACCCAAAGAATTAGTCGAATTAAGACGTTGGTTGAATAAACAACTTCAAAAAAAGGGCCTTTTATAGGCCCTTTTTTTATGCTGATATGTTGGTCTTACTTTTATTTCAAAACCTTGAAGCTAGCTTTTTCACCTTTTAGGTTTTGTACTTCCAGGAAGTAAAGT
The Croceimicrobium hydrocarbonivorans genome window above contains:
- a CDS encoding DUF6438 domain-containing protein gives rise to the protein MKRLIPFSFLLLSLGACSPPTEMYNYISEDNESWSFDWESKGCMGTCAIYRARMDGNILRFRGMRNTQFQGDTLIANQKAFNDSLAMQLQQLKFMGLDSLYQVDESADGPQYVYRFQYRGKDGNFDKKVRSIQNEPKELVELRRWLNKQLQKKGLL
- the yidC gene encoding membrane protein insertase YidC translates to MKSKLDLNSIVGFLLIGAIVLYFTVFFDNGDATADAALANSTDSTQVEEAAIDGTAIAAAVEPEMTLSNDTLQSDSLEYLKAVSLYGPFAKHMMSHSGTEFFVLENELLKVKISSLGGQLVEAELKKYRTYDSLPLYLLKENSNFGFNIQAGQLRSSSQLQFKLAKQGDNFVELVAQTDEGGQLRYSYTIKDNDYRLDFDVQSQGLSNLLANVDQNLLWEMKARRHEKNKDNEITRSEMQYRLVKDQDVESFNTTSRDQEVAEGSLDWVAYRQQFFCTILQSRGEPFATGDFEVASLDEEGYTKYYASSLQYPKASNGDLHLPLSIYLGPNKFEILDSYDAGFEKLIPLGWGILGWINRGIVLNVFNWLEAYGINYGLIILIIAVLIKMILFPLTYQSYRSMAKMRVLKPEIDELNEKYDDAAKKQQAQLELYNKAGVSPLGGCLPMLLQFPILIALFQFFPASIELRQQPFLWATDLSTYDSIYQLPFTIPVYGNHVSLFTLLMTVSTLIYTYMNQQLTGSAQNQQFPQMKYIIYLMPIMFLGVFNNYAAGLSYYYFVANMITFGQQFAIRSFIDEDKIKAKIAKRKEGPQKENRLMRRMREVQEQQQNQSRQQRRKK
- a CDS encoding CTP synthase; this encodes MPSTKYIFVTGGVTSSLGKGIISASLATLLQSRGYSVTIQKLDPYINIDPGTLNPYEHGECYVTNDGAETDLDLGHYERFLNRPTSQANNVTTGRVYQTVIEKERRGDYLGKTVQVIPHITDEIKRRIQLLGNTGEFEIVITEIGGTVGDIEALPYIEAVRQLRWELGDDSLVVHLTLVPYLAATGEMKTKPTQHSVQKLQESGIQPDVLVCRTEHDLGEDIRKKLALFCNVKKEAVVQSIDAETIYAVPILMRNQHLDEVVLNRLNLPVEDNLDLVNWKDFLYKLRFPKNEVEIGLIGKYVELKDSYKSIAEAFIHAGATNETKVKIRWIHSENLSKDSMEKTLGGLDGILVAPGFGERGFEGKLDAIRYARESKVPFLGICLGMQAAVIEFARNVLGFEGANSTEMDADTAYPVIDLMEDQKGLTRKGGTMRLGACDCALKEDSIAYGVYRRPSISERHRHRYEFNNQYLADFEKNGMIATGKNPDMDLVEIVEIPDHPWFMGVQFHPEYKSTVSNPHPLFVKFVAAALKYSENENA
- a CDS encoding peptidylprolyl isomerase; the encoded protein is MKPTLKFYLVLAGLGLNLALSAQPKLVDGVLAVVGKEIVLKSDLDQTAEAQVRQNPGLKVNNCQVFEDLLMEKLLLHQAALDSVEVGEDEVQANIDRRIGVFIQQIGSEAKLEQYYGKSILEIKEEMAPLIQNQLTAQRMLQEINGDVEITPSEVREFYESIPKDSLPLINAEVEYSEISIFPEITDQAKQEAIDKLKEIKDRIENGSSFSTMAVLYSEDPGSSRNGGEYKGIKRGQFVKEFEAVAFNLKLNEISEPFRTEYGYHIVQIQKKIGQELDLRHILIKPKISGEDLEKARSKADSIRTLILNSKISFEDAAQKFSGSEDSRLNGGRVMNQQTGDSRWEIGQLDKTVFYTLEGIEEGTISQPVLFRTRDEKEGYKIVKLIDRSEAHVANMATDYQRIKQVALAKKKQEVLEEWVNDKILDTYVRVNNDYLQCTFERQWLNNSSYAEQ
- the guaB gene encoding IMP dehydrogenase, which encodes MSTFSDKIMGEGLTYDDVLLVPAYSQVLPREVDLSSKFTRNISLKTPIISAAMDTVTEATMAIAVAQDGGIGVLHKNMTIEQQAVEVRNVKRAESGMILDPVTLHENALVSDAKKMMADYRIGGIPIVNDQKKLIGIITNRDLRFEKNDLRPLAEIMTKEGLVTTFENTSLAEAEVILQKHKIEKLPVVDKDNHLIGLITYRDITKSHIKPNANKDDYGRLRVAAAVGVTPDVLDRVTALVESNVDAIIIDTAHGHSAGVVKALEAVKAKFPKLDVVVGNVATASAARYLADAGADAIKVGIGPGSICTTRVVAGVGVPQLTAVMEARKGLEGTDVPLIADGGIRFTGDIVKAIAAGADTVMLGSLLAGTKEAPGETIIYEGRRYKTYRGMGSIEAMQQGSKDRYFQDVEDDIKKLVPEGIVGRVAYKGEVGEVMYQFIGGLRAGMGYCGAADIATLQKNGTFVRITAAGVHESHPHDVHITRESPNYSRK
- a CDS encoding AAA family ATPase, yielding MQNNSGDVEMVKDLGIKYRLLKDEIGKVIIGQDEVIHLLLLSIFCKGHSLLVGVPGLAKTLLVNTVAQSLGLSFRRIQFTPDLMPSDIVGAEILDENRQFKFVKGPLFANIILADEINRTPPKTQSALLEAMQERSVTAGGHTYKMANPFFVLATQNPIEQEGTYPLPEAQLDRFMFNIEVGYPSFEEEVSIVKNTTIGVEAEVNEVLSVDEILKYQQLVRKIPVSDHLYEYAIRLVQATRPDTPNAKEVTREYLSWGAGPRASQNLILAAKAHAALQGKFSPDTEDVMAVAKPILRHRIVKNYRAEAEGISIEKIIEGLV
- a CDS encoding peptidylprolyl isomerase; amino-acid sequence: MMKNKSLVILSLALLCGGLKAQSELNKKVLFTVENDTVTAEEYMAVYNKNRDIGQEIDPKSPSEYLDLYLNFKLKVHEAKEMGKDTMPAFLREFRNYREQLTKPYLSDKDVTKELIREAYSRMKFDVRASHIMVGLPKNPTPEDTLAAYNKIMSLKKKIEDGALFEEVAQTNSDDTYSARKGGDLGYFTVFDMVYPFENAAYNTRIGKISDPVRSQFGYHIVKTTDKRDARGKVRVAHLMLIDNDKSTSQQKEDVKKKIDEIYAKLQAGEDFVTLVKQYSEDKTSVPQDGILEAFGINKMYPEFEDAAFALQDSGAYSEPIKTPVGWHIIMLVDHIGVPDFEEAEGQIRNKVERDARAQQSQVSVMKRIKQDYKFKEYPKAFNWVYQQVDESFMERGYQVPSKLNHADQTVFEFANFKYSVKDILNLVKERQSRYGRGGNLRSQVYKLIKDYQEEELLNYEKSRLSEKYADFRMLEREYYEGILLFDLTEEKVWRRAMTDTTGLEAFFANHREDYQWDTRYNVYLINAVDKKTAKKASKALEKGKSRMEVMKDLNIESKLNLNIDSATAELKELGDWAPLVEKKAEPGRTDLTEVHERYMQAVIISVEAPRNKELSEAKGRVISDYQSYLEKAWIEELRAKYTVKVNEDVLKEVISELE